In one window of bacterium DNA:
- a CDS encoding sodium:solute symporter has translation MSLNISMADLVIIGLYFVAVFSVGFYFARRGRTSTEYFLAGRNVGWFAIGASLFATNISSEHFIGLAGSGAATGMAVGHFEWLACLIVLFLGWVFVPFYLKSGVFTMPEFLERRYNSASRWYLTTVSILAYVLTKISVTLFAGGLLLQQVMGWDMYTSALVLVIATGIYTVAGGLAAVIYTEMVQMFVLIGGAVVLTVLGVNELGGIGALKESVPPEFFSMFKPMSDPDFPWTGIVFGAPILGIWYWCTDQYIVQRVLSAKNISHARSGTIFAGYLKILPVFIMVMPGIIAHALYPDIAGDQAYPALVTRLLPVGLKGIVIASLLAALMSSLAACFNSSSTLFTIDVYRKLKPDASERKLVYVGRLATAALVVLGILWVPFIRYISSQVYIYLQSVQAYVSPPIAAVFLFGVFWPRANGKGAIASLLTGLVLGALRLVTELVHKQSPILWEPLRSLAEVNFLHFAVFLFVVCTAVLVLVSLATSAPQMSSVQGLTFKYAGESRGYDPGRSRMVNVVMSVVLVAAVVALWIVFF, from the coding sequence ATGTCCCTGAACATTAGCATGGCTGATTTGGTTATCATCGGACTCTATTTTGTTGCGGTTTTCAGTGTCGGATTCTACTTTGCGAGGCGAGGGCGAACCTCGACCGAGTACTTTCTGGCCGGGCGGAACGTCGGGTGGTTTGCCATTGGAGCTTCGCTGTTTGCCACGAACATTTCGAGCGAGCACTTCATCGGGCTGGCCGGATCGGGGGCGGCGACGGGAATGGCGGTGGGACATTTCGAGTGGCTGGCGTGCCTGATCGTGCTCTTTTTGGGCTGGGTGTTCGTGCCGTTCTATCTCAAGAGCGGTGTGTTCACGATGCCCGAGTTTCTGGAGCGACGCTACAACAGCGCAAGCCGATGGTATTTGACGACGGTCTCGATTCTCGCCTACGTGCTGACGAAGATCTCAGTTACGCTGTTCGCGGGGGGATTGCTCTTACAGCAGGTGATGGGCTGGGACATGTACACGTCGGCGCTGGTGCTGGTGATCGCGACGGGGATTTATACGGTGGCGGGAGGATTGGCGGCGGTCATCTACACCGAGATGGTGCAGATGTTCGTGCTCATCGGCGGAGCGGTTGTGCTCACGGTCTTGGGAGTGAATGAACTGGGCGGAATCGGCGCACTCAAGGAATCGGTGCCGCCGGAGTTCTTCAGCATGTTCAAGCCAATGAGCGATCCCGATTTTCCGTGGACGGGAATTGTGTTCGGTGCGCCGATTCTGGGAATTTGGTACTGGTGCACGGATCAGTACATCGTGCAGCGGGTGCTCAGTGCGAAGAATATCAGTCACGCCCGCAGCGGAACGATCTTCGCCGGATATTTGAAGATATTGCCGGTGTTCATCATGGTGATGCCGGGAATTATCGCCCACGCGCTGTATCCGGACATCGCGGGAGATCAGGCCTATCCGGCGCTGGTCACTCGCTTGTTGCCGGTGGGTCTGAAGGGAATCGTGATCGCGAGTCTGCTGGCCGCGCTGATGTCGTCGCTGGCGGCCTGTTTCAACAGCAGCTCGACGCTGTTCACGATTGACGTTTACAGGAAGCTGAAGCCCGACGCCAGTGAGCGGAAGCTGGTGTACGTGGGAAGGCTGGCGACCGCGGCACTCGTGGTTCTGGGAATCTTGTGGGTTCCGTTCATTCGGTACATCTCTTCGCAGGTGTACATCTACCTGCAGAGCGTACAGGCCTACGTAAGTCCGCCGATTGCCGCGGTGTTTCTGTTCGGCGTGTTCTGGCCGAGAGCCAACGGGAAGGGTGCCATTGCCTCGCTCCTCACGGGTCTGGTATTGGGAGCGCTGCGGCTCGTCACCGAACTCGTACACAAGCAATCGCCGATACTGTGGGAACCGTTACGCTCGCTGGCGGAGGTGAATTTCCTGCATTTCGCCGTGTTCCTGTTTGTGGTGTGTACGGCGGTGCTGGTGCTGGTGAGTCTGGCCACGAGCGCGCCGCAGATGAGCAGCGTGCAAGGCCTGACGTTCAAATACGCGGGCGAGAGCCGAGGGTACGATCCGGGCCGGAGCCGGATGGTGAACGTGGTGATGTCGGTGGTATTGGTGGCGGCGGTGGTGGCGCTGTGGATTGTGTTCTTCTGA